A single region of the Stigmatopora argus isolate UIUO_Sarg chromosome 6, RoL_Sarg_1.0, whole genome shotgun sequence genome encodes:
- the kbtbd12 gene encoding kelch repeat and BTB domain-containing protein 12, which yields MDFTSKHGQILLEQVRKMRETEHLTDVVLVAEGASFPCHRLVLSAFSPYFRAMFTCGLRECTDREVFLQDTSADSLALLLNYMYSSDLPLTNTNVQGLSITAFLLQMDDVFNQCQQHMIENMDASNCLGVFYFARDLGAEELADQAQRFLRQQFVQVCQNEEVLELEAYHLGKLISSDDLNISREETILDLVLHWAKHSFETEGEVRSKHLPELLSKVRLPLIHPDYLKETMKRNTALLADADSMEIMSQALEVVQLHPSAVPRKLKLRYGMETTDLLLCIGNDSNGIRSRYGNYSERSFCYAPSTSRTYYITSPRYGEALGYVCAGVVTGENDIIVSGEAGARRMSRKKEMDVELYRYKVEAQGSWEHLTSAEYRDSYGLGTLGETLYLTGGLMKLKNQLLITNSVARWPLRGGPWRSAAPLPIPLAYHNVVTLKDRLYVIGGKTPQSHRMDDEPDCLSNCLFEYDPTINKWKTLGPMKYSKYRCSAVVLNGEIFVMGGIGCEGVDRGQSRHCLDAVEIYNPDGDYWRDGPSLPCAQLALHTNASNAGVVGGKVYVCGYYKGADRNDDITKDILELNPWENRWTLVARRALMHDNYDVCLVASLNPRGLISPPSDLQ from the exons ATGGATTTTACTTCCAAACATGGACAAATTCTGCTTGAGCAAGTAAGGAAGATGAGGGAAACTGAGCACTTGACAGATGTAGTGTTAGTTGCTGAGGGGGCAAGCTTTCCCTGTCACAGACTTGTTTTATCTGCCTTTAGCCCTTATTTTCGTGCAATGTTTACATGTGGACTCCGTGAGTGCACCGACAGAGAAGTATTTCTTCAGGACACCTCTGCAGACAGCTTAGCTCTTCTGCTGAACTACATGTACAGCTCAGATCTTCCTCTTACCAACACAAATGTGCAAGGACTCTCGATTACAGCCTTTCTGCTGCAGATGGATGATGTATTTAATCAGTGCCAGCAGCACATGATTGAAAACATGGATGCCTCTAACTGCCTGGGTGTGTTTTACTTTGCCCGAGATCTTGGTGCAGAGGAACTGGCCGATCAAGCTCAGCGATTCTTGAGGCAACAGTTTGTCCAAGTGTGCCAGAATGAAGAAGTTTTAGAGCTCGAGGCCTATCATCTAGGAAAGCTGATCAGTTCAGATGACCTCAATATTTCAAGAGAAGAAACTATTTTAGATTTGGTTCTCCATTGGGCCAAACACAGTTTTGAGACGGAAGGAGAAGTACGTAGCAAGCATCTTCCTGAGCTTCTCAGTAAAGTTCGCCTACCATTAATCCACCCAGACTATTTAAAAGAGACAATGAAAAGGAATACAGCCTTGCTAGCTGATGCTGACAGTATGGAGATAATGAGCCAAGCTTTGGAAGTTGTACAACTGCATCCATCTGCAGTACCACGTAAACTTAAGTTGCGCTATGGGATGGAAACCACGGATTTGCTGCTCTGTATTGGTAATGACAGCAATGGAATTAGGTCAAGATATGGCAACTATAGCGAACGTAGCTTCTGCTACGCCCCCTCAACCAGTCGAACATACTACATAACTTCACCTAGATATGGTGAAGCTTTAGGTTATGTATGTGCAGGGGTTGTCACTGGAGAAAATGACATTATAGTGTCAGGAGAGGCCGGTGCTCGAAGAATGTCCCGAAAAAAGGAAATGGATGTAGAGCTTTATAG ATACAAAGTCGAAGCCCAAGGAAGCTGGGAACATCTGACATCAGCAGAGTATCGTGATTCTTACGGGCTAGGTACCTTGGGGGAAACCTTATATCTGACTGGTGGGCTGATGAAGCTGAAGAACCAGCTTCTTATCACTAATAGTGTGGCGCGGTGGCCTCTACGGGGAGGACCTTGGAGGAGTGCTGCTCCTTTACCAATTCCCCTGGCTTATCACAATGTGGTCACACTGAAGGATCGTCTGTATGTCATCGGAGGTAAAACCCCACAG TCACACCGAATGGATGATGAGCCAGACTGTCTTAGTAACTGCCTTTTTGAGTATGATCCAACCATAAACAAATGGAAAACACTGGGTCCAATGAAGTATTCAAAATACAGATGTAGTGCAGTTGTGCTCAACGGAGAAATCTTTGTTATGG GTGGTATTGGGTGTGAGGGTGTGGACCGAGGGCAATCACGCCATTGTCTTGATGCTGTAGAGATCTACAACCCAGATGGGGATTATTGGAGGGATGGACCTTCTCTACCATGTGCACAGCTGGCATTGCACACAAATGCCTCAAATGCTGGTGTTGTGGGGGGAAAGGTTTATGTGTGTGGATACTATAAGGGAGCAG ACCGTAACGATGATATAACAAAAGACATCTTGGAACTAAACCCCTGGGAGAACCGATGGACATTGGTTGCTCGGCGTGCTTTGATGCATGACAACTACGACGTCTGCCTAGTGGCAAGTCTGAATCCAAGGGGACTAATATCTCCCCCCTCAGACCTACAGTAA
- the ccdc36 gene encoding interactor of HORMAD1 protein 1 isoform X1, translating into MNHTVNIKELLNKQSTGSRNPATSFTDTQFFFGSQFWMDSQRSSQEMSLFSKNSQQSSQECSDPKVSARYRSKPLLFGDPKDKDILLDTFEEAKKKAKERNDSEIIAKECLQIRETLTKIQQHVSNTEENATVCQTSLQMLSNLSSTLQNVNSIQSHISQQFEVLLNTVNCQKQTMTELGERVKKNEDNGLELVTNMQSHVECLRLEQEKAHLKQASMIEEALQLLNALVSEQSGKLKPINVCDKAMQTSPGQDKQTQTGQSSSAAGVDISTLDWAVTVRKKKPTSIYRRRPLIRQRSKTTVIDENSPPMKICRRQQNISRPHRDRDFPESLLQQSPKATSNPGCIITPLSFWSQESSSPESTKKGQPITDILLTSSSPRDGLWQLFNTDHV; encoded by the exons ATGAACCACACAGTGAATATAAAGGAATTGCTGAATAAACAGTCAACGGGAAGCAG AAATCCAGCCACAAGCTTCACAGATACTCAGTTTTTCTTTGGTTCCCAGTTCTGGATGGATTCTCAAAGGAGCTCTCAGGAAATGAGTTTGTTTTCCAAGAACTCTCAACAGAGTTCACAAGAG TGTAGTGACCCAAAGGTTTCAGCCCGTTATCGCTCCAAACCCCTCCTGTTTGGAGATCCAAAAGACAAAGACATACTTTTGGACACATTTGAGGAGgcaaagaaaaaagcaaaagaaaggAATGACAG tgaAATTATTGCCAAAGAATGCCTTCAAATTCGGGAAACACTGACCAAA ATCCAACAACATGTTTCGAACACAGAAGAAAATGCAACTGTATGCCAAACCAGCCTCCAAATGTTAAGCAATTTGTCTTCAACAC TGCAAAATGTAAACAGTATCCAGAGCCACATTTCACAACAGTTTGAAGTGTTATTGAACACAGTGAATTGCCAAAAACAGACGATGACAGAATTGGGTGAACGAGTGAAAAAG AATGAAGACAACGGCTTAGAGCTTGTTACAAACATGCAAAGTCACGTGGAGTGTCTAAGACTTGAGCAAGAAAAAGCCCATTTGAAGCAAGCAAGCATGATTGAAGAGGCATTACAGCTGCTCAATGCCTTAGTTTCAGAGCAGTCAGGTAAGCTCAAACCTATTAATGTATGTGACAAAGCCATGCAGACATCACCGGGACAAGACAAACAGACCCAAACGGGGCAGAGTTCCTCTGCAGCGGGCGTCGACATTTCTACTCTCGATTGGGCTGTCACAGTGAGAAAGAAGAAACCAACGAGTATATACAGAAGGAGACCTCTAATCCGACAGCGATCTAAGACCACTGTCATTGATGAAAACAGTCCACCCATGAAAATCTGCAGAAGACAGCAAAATATTTCAAGACCTCACAGAGATAGAGATTTTCCAGAGAGTTTACTACAACAAAGCCCAAAGGCCACATCCAATCCAGGATGTATAATCACACCTCTCAGTTTCTGGTCTCAAGAGAGCAGCAGCCCTGAAAGCACAAAAAAAGGCCAGCCCATCACAGACATACTGCTAACTAGCTCCAGCCCAAGAGATGGCCTTTGGCAGCTGTTTAACACAGATCACGTTtga
- the ccdc36 gene encoding interactor of HORMAD1 protein 1 isoform X2 → MNHTVNIKELLNKQSTGSRNPATSFTDTQFFFGSQFWMDSQRSSQEMSLFSKNSQQSSQECSDPKVSARYRSKPLLFGDPKDKDILLDTFEEAKKKAKERNDSEIIAKECLQIRETLTKNEDNGLELVTNMQSHVECLRLEQEKAHLKQASMIEEALQLLNALVSEQSGKLKPINVCDKAMQTSPGQDKQTQTGQSSSAAGVDISTLDWAVTVRKKKPTSIYRRRPLIRQRSKTTVIDENSPPMKICRRQQNISRPHRDRDFPESLLQQSPKATSNPGCIITPLSFWSQESSSPESTKKGQPITDILLTSSSPRDGLWQLFNTDHV, encoded by the exons ATGAACCACACAGTGAATATAAAGGAATTGCTGAATAAACAGTCAACGGGAAGCAG AAATCCAGCCACAAGCTTCACAGATACTCAGTTTTTCTTTGGTTCCCAGTTCTGGATGGATTCTCAAAGGAGCTCTCAGGAAATGAGTTTGTTTTCCAAGAACTCTCAACAGAGTTCACAAGAG TGTAGTGACCCAAAGGTTTCAGCCCGTTATCGCTCCAAACCCCTCCTGTTTGGAGATCCAAAAGACAAAGACATACTTTTGGACACATTTGAGGAGgcaaagaaaaaagcaaaagaaaggAATGACAG tgaAATTATTGCCAAAGAATGCCTTCAAATTCGGGAAACACTGACCAAA AATGAAGACAACGGCTTAGAGCTTGTTACAAACATGCAAAGTCACGTGGAGTGTCTAAGACTTGAGCAAGAAAAAGCCCATTTGAAGCAAGCAAGCATGATTGAAGAGGCATTACAGCTGCTCAATGCCTTAGTTTCAGAGCAGTCAGGTAAGCTCAAACCTATTAATGTATGTGACAAAGCCATGCAGACATCACCGGGACAAGACAAACAGACCCAAACGGGGCAGAGTTCCTCTGCAGCGGGCGTCGACATTTCTACTCTCGATTGGGCTGTCACAGTGAGAAAGAAGAAACCAACGAGTATATACAGAAGGAGACCTCTAATCCGACAGCGATCTAAGACCACTGTCATTGATGAAAACAGTCCACCCATGAAAATCTGCAGAAGACAGCAAAATATTTCAAGACCTCACAGAGATAGAGATTTTCCAGAGAGTTTACTACAACAAAGCCCAAAGGCCACATCCAATCCAGGATGTATAATCACACCTCTCAGTTTCTGGTCTCAAGAGAGCAGCAGCCCTGAAAGCACAAAAAAAGGCCAGCCCATCACAGACATACTGCTAACTAGCTCCAGCCCAAGAGATGGCCTTTGGCAGCTGTTTAACACAGATCACGTTtga